A genome region from Panthera leo isolate Ple1 chromosome A2, P.leo_Ple1_pat1.1, whole genome shotgun sequence includes the following:
- the ACY1 gene encoding aminoacylase-1 has translation MASEGLEGEHPSVTLFRQYLRIRTVQPEPDYGAAVAFLEKRAHQLGLSCQKVEVAPGRVVTVLTWPGTNPRLSSLLLNSHTDVVPVFKEHWSHDPFEAFKDAEGYIYARGTQDMKCVSIQYLEAVRRLKAEGHHFPRTIHMTFVPDEEVGGHQGMELFVQRPEFQALRAGFALDEGLANPADAFTVFYSERSPWWVRVTSIGKPGHGSRFIEDTAAEKLHKVVSSILAFREKERQRLQSNPHLKEGAVTSVNLTKLEGGVACNVVPATMSASFDFRVAPDVDLKAFEEQLQGWCQAAGEGVTFEFIQKWTESRVTSTNDSDPWWAAFSGVFKDMNLTLEPEIFPAATDSRYLRAVGVPALGFSPMNCTPVLLHDHDERLHEAVFLRGVDIYTRLLPALASVPALPSES, from the exons ATGGCCAGCGAGGGTCTCGAGGGCGAGCACCCGTCCGTGACACTCTTCCGTCAGTACCTGCGCATCCGCACCGTCCAGCCGGAACCCGACTACG gggcTGCCGTGGCCTTCCTTGAGAAGAGAGCCCACCAGCTGGGCCTGAGCTGTCAGAAAGTAGAG GTGGCACCAGGCCGTGTGGTGACCGTGCTGACGTGGCCAGGCACCAACCCCAGACTCTCCTCCCTTTTACTCAACTCCCACACGGATGTGGTGCCTGTCTTCAAG GAACACTGGAGTCATGACCCCTTTGAGGCCTTCAAGGATGCCGAGGGCTACATCTATGCCAGGGGCACGCAGGACATGAAGTGTGTCAGCATCCA GTACCTGGAGGCTGTGAGGAGGCTGAAGGCTGAGGGCCACCATTTCCCCAGAACCATCCACATGACCTTTGTGCCAG atgaggaggtTGGGGGTCACCAAGGCATGGAGCTGTTTGTGCAGCGGCCCGAGTTCCAGGCTCTTAGGGCTGGCTTTGCCCTCGATGAGG GCTTGGCCAACCCCGCCGATGCCTTCACTGTCTTTTATAGTGAGCGGAGCCCCTGGT GGGTGCGGGTCACGAGCATCGGGAAGCCGGGTCACGGTTCACGCTTCATTGAGGACACAGCAGCAGAGAAGCTG CACAAGGTCGTGAGCTCAATCCTGGCTTTCcgggagaaggagaggcagag GCTGCAGTCAAACCCGCACCTGAAGGAGGGGGCTGTGACTTCTGTGAACCTGACTAAGCTAGAGGGGGGCGTGGCCTGCAATGTGGTACCTGCTACTATGAGCGCCAGTTTTGACTTCCGTGTGGCACCGGATGTAGACCTGAAG GCTTTCGAGGAGCAGCTGCAGGGCTGGTGCCAGGCAGCCGGCGAGGGAGTCACCTTCGAGTTTATTCAG aagtGGACAGAGTCCCGAGTGACATCTACTAATGACTCAGATCCCTGGTGGGCAGCATTCAGTGGGGTCTTCAAGGACAT GAACCTCACTCTGGAGCCGGAGATCTTCCCAGCTGCCACCGATAGCCGTTATCTCCGTGCG GTGGGGGTCCCAGCTCTGGGCTTCTCACCCATGAACTGCACACCCGTGCTGCTGCATGACCACGATGAGCGTCTGCATGAGGCTGTGTTCCTCCGTGGGGTTGACATATACACACGGTTGCTGCCTGCTCTGGCCAGCGTGCCTGCCCTGCCCAGTGAGAGCTGA